The Pseudomonas sp. S06B 330 genome contains the following window.
GAAGATCTTCGGCAGTGCCATCGCCTCGTTGGACAGTGCTTGCCAGCAACTCGATCCGCAGTTGATCAGCCGCGCTGTCGACATGCTGATCCAGGCCCGACAAATCCACTTCTTCGGCCTCGGTGCTTCGGCACCGGTGGCGCTGGACGCCCAACACAAGTTCTTCCGCTTCAACCTCGCCGTATCCGCCCACGCCGATGTACTGATGCAACGCATGCTGGCTTCGGTGGCCCATACCGGCGAACTGTTCGTGATCATCTCCTACACCGGGCGCACCCGCGAGCTGGTCGAAGTTGCACGTCTGGCCCGGGAGAATGGTGCCTCGGTACTCGGCCTGACTGCCGCCGATTCGCCCCTGGCCAAGGCCAGTAGCCTGAGCCTGAACATTCCCTTGCCCGAAGACACCGACATCTATATGCCGATGACTTCACGGATTATCCAGCTGACCGTACTCGACGTGCTGGCCACTGGGATGACGCTACGCCGTGGCGTGGACTTCCAGCCGCACCTGCGCAAGATCAAGGAAAGCCTCAACGCCAGCCGCTACCCGATCGACGACGAACTCAACTGAACAACTGTGCCTGCAAACGCAGGTGAGCCTGTTCACCCGGCGCCAGACTCAGGCTGTCACTGCTGCCACTGGCCGCCTCGACACAGACGAACCCCAGGGTTTCACTGCTGCTGACGCCCATCAACGGCCGACTGCCCGGGTGCCAGACGATGGTGTCCTCACTGTCACCGGTATCGATGCTCAGTTGTCGCTGCCAAGCCGGATCGTGCAACTGCACATTGGCGGCGTTGGGGAACACCCGCTGACAGCCGCCATGGACCTTCAAGGCGCCCTTCTGGCGACAGGCCTGACGGTTCAAACGGTCGTAGCCCTCAATGTTTTCTAGCCCAGACAGCGCTATCTCAGAAACGTCACTAATACGCCAGTAAGCCAGCAGAGCATGACTCAGCTGACAAGGTTGGCTGTCCTGATGTTCGGTACTGAGCTGCAATTCCATGCGCTCGCCCAGTCGCGCCTGCAAATCAACCTGCCAGTCGCACAGCTGCAAACGCCATTTGAGTGTCACGCCCTGCTCATCTTCGCTGCTGTCGATCAGCTTCCAGTCGAGCAAGCGCGCCCAACCGTGGGCTGGCCACATATCTTCACTGGGATGACGACCGTACCAGGGCCAACACACGGGCACACCCCCACGAATGGCGCCGACCTGTGGCCATTGCGCAGCGCACCACAACCATGGGCGTTCGCCCTTGGGCTGGAAGTGCAACAGTTGAGCCCCCTGGCGGCTGAATGCAGCCTGGCACTGGGGGTGATCAATGATCAGCACATCGCGCTGCTGATAACGCTCCCACTCAAAGGTCGGTCTCGGCCTCTGCGAGGTGAAGAAGCGCTGTAGCGGGTGCTCGGGCATAACCTGGGACTCTTGTTGTTAGTTAGGGTCTCATCGCGGGCCAAGCCCGCGACAAGCTCGTAAATTTACAACATATTGCCTCAGAACGACGACTGAATCTTCAAGCCAGCGACCAGCGCGTTGTCCACTTCGTCCACCCCACCCGGGTGGGTGATGTACTGCAGGTTAGGACGAACAGTCAGCCAGTTGGTCACGTGGAAACCGTAGTTGAGTTCGTAGTTGTATTCGGTGGTGCGCAGCGGCGAGAACAACGGATCTTCGTAATTGCCCACAGCGTTGGCGGCATTGAGCAACTCGGCGTTTTTCTTCACGTCGTCGTTGACATGGATACGGGCAAAACCAATGCCGATGTCATCCTTCGGACGCGCATCGAACGGGCCTTTGTAGACAAACATCAACGACTGGTAGTTGTCGATGAAGTTGGTGTCCTTGTCATGGAAGGTGGCGTTCGCCGCGATGTTCAGGCCGCGGCTGGCATCGCCGTTATGGCGGGTGAGTTGCTGTTGCGCGACAAACCAGTAGCCATGCTTGCTGTCATGCACGCGATAACTGTTACCCGTGGTCGCCGCATCCTGACCGTTGTCATCCTCACGCACATCATCGGCGTTGGCCGTACTCTTGTAGTAACCCACACGGTATTCGCCCGGCAGGCTGTTGATTTTCGGTGACCAGACCAGCTCGACCGGCAAAACCGTACCGGCGGTACCACTGCCGCTGAGCTTGAAGCCGTTGCCGTGCTCCAGCTGAGAGGGGTTCTGGTTGTACGCCCCGACTTGCGCAAAGAGCTCATCGTTGATGTTGTACTTGAAGCGGATCGCTGCCTGGCTGACCGGCCAGTTGTACCAGATGTTAGTGGCCCAGTTACCCACCTG
Protein-coding sequences here:
- the hexR gene encoding DNA-binding transcriptional regulator HexR, coding for MRNLLEQIQGRLEELNKAERKVAEVILLNPQQATRFSIAALAQAAKVSEPTVNRFCRSFGVSGYPELKLQLAQSLASGAAYVSRAVEADDDPASYTQKIFGSAIASLDSACQQLDPQLISRAVDMLIQARQIHFFGLGASAPVALDAQHKFFRFNLAVSAHADVLMQRMLASVAHTGELFVIISYTGRTRELVEVARLARENGASVLGLTAADSPLAKASSLSLNIPLPEDTDIYMPMTSRIIQLTVLDVLATGMTLRRGVDFQPHLRKIKESLNASRYPIDDELN
- a CDS encoding D-hexose-6-phosphate mutarotase: MPEHPLQRFFTSQRPRPTFEWERYQQRDVLIIDHPQCQAAFSRQGAQLLHFQPKGERPWLWCAAQWPQVGAIRGGVPVCWPWYGRHPSEDMWPAHGWARLLDWKLIDSSEDEQGVTLKWRLQLCDWQVDLQARLGERMELQLSTEHQDSQPCQLSHALLAYWRISDVSEIALSGLENIEGYDRLNRQACRQKGALKVHGGCQRVFPNAANVQLHDPAWQRQLSIDTGDSEDTIVWHPGSRPLMGVSSSETLGFVCVEAASGSSDSLSLAPGEQAHLRLQAQLFS